Below is a window of Sulfitobacter sp. SK012 DNA.
GCAGGGGAAGTTTGTATTGCGGCCATATTCACAGGCAATCCTCCTTAATTTCTTTTGCGTAGAGAATGCGCTCAAGGGCGTTGAGGTCGCGCACGGTGCCATCTTTCGTCATGAGCAACGGTTTGATTTTGATATCTTTGCCCCAGACGCCTTTCGCCTTGCCTTGCACCCAGCGAATGGTGCCAGCAATTGGCCAGATGATTTCCCCGTTCGGGCGGATTTGGGCTTGTTGTTCGTGTGACCAACTCATGCTGAGTCCTCCCCAAAGTGCAGACCGGCAATCAAGCGGGCGTGGGTTTCTGAGATACCGTAGAGGCGTTGGAGGCGGGCGATTTGCAATGTGAAGGCCATCAGCGCGCACCCCCTGTGATCCGATGGACACCTTGACCAATGAAGTAGACGCCGAATGTTGCGCGATCCGTTGCCGCGTCGTTCTCGTACATCTCCTTGGTGATCGGGACACCGTATTCTCGGCGCAGGACGCAATCACGGTCGGAGATGCGAACCGGGCTGGCGCAGTAGACCGGGCTGAGCAGCAGGGCGTCGAGAATGATGCGATTGCCCTTGGCGAGCGTGATTGTGCGCTTTTCACCGTCTTGCCCTGTGATCTCGTAGCGAGCGAGTGCCTTTTCGGTGGGGAGGTCGCGCCACGCCTCTACGCGCAGGGTGTTGACCGGGGGGCGGTTTGTGTAGCCTTTAGATTTGCTATGGTTCGTCATGGTCCGCGTTCCTTTCGGTTGTGCGGACGGTTCAAATGCGCTAACTTCTGTTCACCGCTGAAAAGAAATATCGCCCCTGACCGTCTCGCTAGCGGTTGGGGGTTTTCTTATGCGGCTGCGCACATTTTGGTGTCGATGTAGCGATTGAGTTCATCAAACTCGATCCGGGTGGAACCACCCATTTTTACGAATTTGATATTGCCTGCTTTACGCTCTTTATAGAGCGTAGCGCGGCTCTCGTTCGAGTATGCTACGGCCTGTGGAATGCTCAACAAGCGGGCTTTGATGTCTGAGGGTGTATGCATGGGGGTCGCTCCATCTAAGTGTATGCGACCCCCAATTTAAGCAAATGCCAGAAAAATAAAAAAGGAGTTTTCCCCTAACTTTTGGGGCGATTAATCCTTATTGCTGACCTCGCCCGGGCTTCCGGACTAGCCTTAATTTCTAGTGCGTTGAAAACGTCGGTTACAAACGAAAGAAACGGCCCATAGGCCTTTCCGCCTAATGCCGGAACTGTGGCGGTCTTACCGCTAAGCTTTTCAAACACATCGAAACACTTCTCAGCCGTTCCAGCGGCACCTGTTTTCTTAGGTTTGTTGTTATTTCTTTCAAACCCGGGTCCTTCACCGAACGCTGTATTCACTGAGGGCGCATGTTCCGAAATGTTGGGGATTACATGGGCAACTGAAGCCGCTATTTGATGCAGGTGTTCTACGAAAAATGCGGGTGCCTCAAGCGCGGTCAGCTGTAGGTGTTGCAGCCCGTCATCTTTAGCAAACATCAGTTGTTTGGCTGGACGATCCAAGGCTTTACTGCCATGCCAGCCGACTTCGGAAAATTCAACCGCGGCTCGTTTGAGAAGGGTCACGGCCTTTTCCAATCCCTTGATGTCTTTAGTTGGATGCCTGTCACTGCGTTCTATATCTTCAAGAGCGCTGAATAGTGACCACTCATCATATATTTCCTCAGCTTGGGCTTCGAAACGCTCACTGATCGTTGCCGGAAAGTGAGCATTCAATACCGCGATAATTTTAGGCATAATCAAATACCGGCTCATGCTGAATAGTCTCCCACGTAAACAATCTTTGAGCACTCGCCCGTCACCAATTCCGCCCATCTGTCCAAGGCCTGCGCCCGTTGGGGTAATTGCTGGGCCTGATTATAGACTCTTGCAACCGCGCTCGGCGCAGAGCCGCTAGCAGAGTGGTTCAATATTCGGTCCACCACCGTTTCAGGTTCGCCCGACTCGGCAAGGGCAGTCGCCATCGCAGTTCTAATATCGTGGAGACGCCAGTGCTCAAAATCATTTCCCAACAATCTGTCGAAGCTGCGTTTCATTCTTGAAAAGCCGGAAATTGGAGTTTTCCCGTTGGTGGTAAAAATATACTCGGAGCCGTTTGGTTCCATCATTTGGATTTCCGACATGGCGGGTGGAGACAAGTGAGTAATATGTGGTTTGCCGTTCTTTGTTTCTGACCCAGCCTTAATTAAGCGCCGTTTTTCAAAATCTACCTGTACCCAACGTAGTTTTGCTATCTCGGCGCGACGTTGGCCCGTCAACAGCATCAACCGCAGGAATGGTCCCCAAAGCACACCCATCGAGTAAGTCGCTTGCCAAATCTGTTGCGTTTCCGAAATGCTTAGAACCCGCTCGCGCGCGGTTTCGCTTGTCGCTTTTGGAATACCGGCACCGATAGGGGTTTCGATGTATCCACGTTGCCATGCCCAGTTCGTCAAAGCCAGCAACATGCTACGGATGCGGTTAGCGTAAACCTTGTAGCCCTCCATTGCCTTCGCGTCTATCGCTTCTTGGATATCCTTGCGTGTCAGTTTGGCAATTGACTTGCCTAAATGCCTGGAGAGAGCTTTCTCGATTGCCCTCTTGCGTTCCATGCCTGTACGCAATGCTGACAAGTGCAACCTGTCGTAGGTATCTATAACTTGCTGAACGGTGGACAAACTCGCCAGAGCGGCCTCGGCCTCTAAGCGGTTTTCCTGTGCGACTGAAACCCTGTCGATCCCCTTGGCGGCTTCGACTTCGATTTCCAATGCCTCTGCGCGCGCACTTGCGAGTGATAGCTCCGGCCACGTCCCTAAAGTATGCTTGCGCTTCTTGCCGCCCTTAACCCTCTTCTCGTACATCCAGACGGCTTTGCCCTTCGGAAACAGCAGGCTTGCCGCGTAAAGGCGCAGCCTAAGACCCCGGCGCTTAGCGTCTGAGATTTCGATGCGGCCGATATCAGGCGCTCTTAGTGCCCTGATATATGGGTCTGATAAATCAACTTTCACATCCAAACTCTTTTCAGGGGACACACAGGGGACAAAATACCCCAGATGGTGGCAGATTGCTATGGACACTTATGGACGTGTAGTCCTTGGGGGGACAATACATATCTGTTTATAAAATATAAATAAAAAAACTTTTGTAGAACGGGTGCGGACATTTTTGGACGCTGTTAGACGAAATTTAAAAAAGAATATTCTCGGTCTCCAAAACCGAGGGTCAAGAGTTCGAGTCTCTTAGCCCCTGCCAAGTTTCCAGAAATATTGCCAGAAATTGGTGGGCGTGCAGGTGGGTTGCCACAATGTTGCCACGTTCTTTCCAACGATAGGCCCGAATGGGCCGCTAATTTTCCGACAACGGTTCCTGATCAATAGGGCCCGCGATGGAGATGATGCCATGCAGCCAGACCCCAAAAATGATCTTGATCCGGTCTCACTTGCCGCAATTCGCGCGCTGATGGACGCTGAGCCTGCACCACAAGGAGCTGAGGCTACTCGGAATGCGTCGACCAAAGAGATTTTGGCGCAAGATGCAAAACCGCAAGCACCTGTTGCCCCCATAAAAAAGAAAAAGTGGCGCAAGGCGGATGTTTTGCCTGAAATTGCTCCGCAAATGGACGAAGAGGCGGGGGACGCGCCGCGCAAACGTCATGCGTCAAAGGTTGCTAAGAAACCCGAAAGCGGCCGTTTCGCGTCTAAAATTGAGGCGCTCAAAGCGAAAGTGACGGGCTATCGCCCGACGCCTCGGCATATCTTGCTGGGGTGCCTGCTTGTGTTGATTGTTATGCGCCCATGGTTGGTGGTTGGGTTTGTTCTGCTGATTGTGTTCGTATTCACGGTGATTTTTCTGATCCTAGGGTATGATGGATTCTGGCACCGTAGCATGGCCCTTGGCCGTTGGTACGCAAAACGCAGGCCGAAACGCACAGCCGAGCTGCATGGGCGTATGGACCTCTTTGCGGTGAGGTGGGATGCTTTCCTTGACCGTTTCCCAGAAGGGACGGTGGATGGTCTTTATCTGCCTGACTTTGGTGCATTAGCCCAAGCTGATGCGCGTCACGAAGAGGCGTTGGAGCGCCGCTTGGACGGATTGCGCAACGACGGGGCTTGAACCAACAGCATCGCGCGTCAAACTGCAGCCTTGAAACCCTCAAGCAGAGCCGTTACATCCGGCTAACTTACTTAATCGGGACGTGATCCATGGCCACCACAAATCCACTTCAGTTCATCCAGCAGGTTCGCGCCGAAGTGTCTAAGGTCGTTTGGCCGACACGTCGTGAGGTGATGTTGACCACAGTGATGGTCTTTATCCTTGCCGCGTTGACCGCGGTGTTCTTTGCGCTTGTAGACATTACGATCCGGAGCGGTCTTCAGTACGTTCTGAACATGTTTGGCTGAACGCGATTGCCTTGGGCGAAAATCGCCTGAACCTCTTGAAACATTCGAGTTTGCGAGCTATTGCGCAGGCCTGTTCTACAAGTCGGGTGTGCGGCGATTCGAGTTGCGCGCCGATTCTTTGTTCAGGGTCCGAGGCCCAAACGCCCCAGACCAAATCATTCACGCATGCTCAAAGATGCATGCAACAGTAGAGACCAGATAGGGGCAAGCGATCAAATGGCAACACGGTGGTATTCGGTCAGTGTCCTGTCCAACTTTGAGAAAAAGATCGCCGAGCAGATCCGCACAACTGTCGCGGAGCAGCAGCTTGAGGATCAGATCGACGAAGTGTTGGTTCCGACTGAAGAAGTGATCGAAATTCGTCGCGGTAAAAAAGTCACGACTGAGCGGCGCTTTATGCCGGGCTATGTGCTGGTGCACATGGAGATGTCAGATCGCGGGTATCACCTGATCAACTCGATCAATCGCGTCACAGGGTTTTTGGGGCCGCAAGGTCGCCCAATGCCGATGCGCGATGCCGAAGTGCAGGCCATTCTGGGGCGCGTGCAAGAGGGCGAAGATGCGCCACGCACGCTTATCCACTTTGAAATCGGTGAGAAAGTCAAAGTCGCGGACGGTCCGTTCGAAGACTTCGACGGTATGGTTGAAGAAGTCGACGAAGATAACCAGCGCCTTAAGGTCACAGTTTCGATCTTTGGTCGCGAGACGCCGGTTGAATTGGAATTCACTCAGGTTAACAAACAGATTTGATTTTCGATATTTTCGAGATCTGAGCGGCGGGTTTATCCCCGCCGTTTTGCGTTTCAGCCTCCTGCGTGTTGATGTTGTCGTGAGCTTGGCAGAGGCGAGGTTTGCGGTTCCGGATTTGACGGGGTCGTCGACAACATAGGTACTTGGTGCTCAACATCGCTCGACAGGCTTGCGTTGAGGGGGAAAGCGCACTATTGCCCCATTCTCGTTGACTCGGTTGCTGTTTTTAAGCCGTTTCCGAATCAAAGTCGGGATTATCCCGGTGGGAGGTACGTCAGGCGCGCCTGATACGCCGGACCACCACAACATATTGCCCCCATCGCGATGGATCAGGCAGTTGGAATAGGAGAAGGCCAATGGCCAAGAAACTCGTCGGTACGATGAAGTTGCAAGTTAAAGCGGGTCAAGCGAACCCATCCCCACCTGTCGGCCCAGCATTGGGTCAGCGCGGGATCAACATCATGGAATTCTGTAAAGCGTTCAACGCCAAGACAGCAGACCTGGAGCCCGGTGCGCCGTGCCCAACCGTGATCAGCTATTATCAGGACAAGTCCTTTACGATGGACATCAAGACGCCACCTGCGTCCTATTACCTGAAGAAAGCCGCCAAGGTTAAGTCAGGCGCCAAAACGCCTAGCCGTGAAACCATTGGTACCGTGACCACTAAGCAGCTGCGCGAGATCGCAGAAGCGAAGATGGCCGATCTATCCGCCAACGATATCGATCAGGCGATGAAGATCATTTTGGGTTCAGCCCGTTCTATGGGCATTGAGGTTAAGTAAAATGGCAAAGCTTGGTAAACGTACAAAATCTGCCCGCGAAGCATTCGCAGGCAAAGTGGACATCACAGTCGAAGAGGCTGTGACCCTGATCAAAGCAAACTCTGGCGTGAAATTCGACGAAACTGTCGAGATCGCTATGAACCTCGGGATCGACCCGCGCCACGCAGACCAGATGGTCCGCGGCGTAATCGGTCTGCCAAACGGCACCGGCAAAAACATGCGTGTTGCTGTGTTCGCTCGTGGCCCCAAAGCTGAAGAGGCTGAAAAGGCTGGCGCAGATATCGTGGGTGCAGAGGATCTGATGGAGATCGTGCAAAGCGGCAAGATCGATTTTGATCGCTGCATCGCGACACCAGACATGATGCCAATCGTTGGGCGTCTGGGTAAAGTACTGGGTCCACGTAACCTGATGCCGAACCCAAAGGTTGGAACTGTGACCATGGACGTTGAGGCAGCTGTTAAGGCGGCCAAAGGCGGCGAAGTTCAGTTCAAGGCGGAAAAAGGCGGCGTTGTACACGCCGGTGTTGGCAAGATGTCCTTTGACGAGGGCAAGCTGGTCGAAAACATCCGTGCCTTTATCGGTGCCGTGTCTAAAGCACGCCCAGCGGGTGCCAAAGGTACTTATGTCAAAAAGATCAACCTGACCTCCACAATGGGTCCAGGCGTTAGCGTTTCTATTGAAAACGCTGTCGGCGAGTAATTTCGCGTAAGATAATTCGCTTTGTTGCGAATGAAAGCGGGCCCTCTTGGGCCCGTTTTTTGTGCCGGAAGTCTAGATTTCGCTCAACGCTACCTTTGCAATAGCTGCTCGTGAGCCGTAATCTTGCCGATTTGATAAAAACCCAGCATCTGGGGGTTGGAAAACCCACGACCTTTATGTAGGTCAGCACCTAAGTATCAAAGCGCGATTCGTCGCGCTTTTGT
It encodes the following:
- the nusG gene encoding transcription termination/antitermination protein NusG — its product is MATRWYSVSVLSNFEKKIAEQIRTTVAEQQLEDQIDEVLVPTEEVIEIRRGKKVTTERRFMPGYVLVHMEMSDRGYHLINSINRVTGFLGPQGRPMPMRDAEVQAILGRVQEGEDAPRTLIHFEIGEKVKVADGPFEDFDGMVEEVDEDNQRLKVTVSIFGRETPVELEFTQVNKQI
- a CDS encoding heme biosynthesis HemY N-terminal domain-containing protein encodes the protein MQPDPKNDLDPVSLAAIRALMDAEPAPQGAEATRNASTKEILAQDAKPQAPVAPIKKKKWRKADVLPEIAPQMDEEAGDAPRKRHASKVAKKPESGRFASKIEALKAKVTGYRPTPRHILLGCLLVLIVMRPWLVVGFVLLIVFVFTVIFLILGYDGFWHRSMALGRWYAKRRPKRTAELHGRMDLFAVRWDAFLDRFPEGTVDGLYLPDFGALAQADARHEEALERRLDGLRNDGA
- the rplA gene encoding 50S ribosomal protein L1 — its product is MAKLGKRTKSAREAFAGKVDITVEEAVTLIKANSGVKFDETVEIAMNLGIDPRHADQMVRGVIGLPNGTGKNMRVAVFARGPKAEEAEKAGADIVGAEDLMEIVQSGKIDFDRCIATPDMMPIVGRLGKVLGPRNLMPNPKVGTVTMDVEAAVKAAKGGEVQFKAEKGGVVHAGVGKMSFDEGKLVENIRAFIGAVSKARPAGAKGTYVKKINLTSTMGPGVSVSIENAVGE
- the secE gene encoding preprotein translocase subunit SecE translates to MATTNPLQFIQQVRAEVSKVVWPTRREVMLTTVMVFILAALTAVFFALVDITIRSGLQYVLNMFG
- a CDS encoding helix-turn-helix domain-containing protein, with amino-acid sequence MHTPSDIKARLLSIPQAVAYSNESRATLYKERKAGNIKFVKMGGSTRIEFDELNRYIDTKMCAAA
- a CDS encoding tyrosine-type recombinase/integrase, whose product is MKVDLSDPYIRALRAPDIGRIEISDAKRRGLRLRLYAASLLFPKGKAVWMYEKRVKGGKKRKHTLGTWPELSLASARAEALEIEVEAAKGIDRVSVAQENRLEAEAALASLSTVQQVIDTYDRLHLSALRTGMERKRAIEKALSRHLGKSIAKLTRKDIQEAIDAKAMEGYKVYANRIRSMLLALTNWAWQRGYIETPIGAGIPKATSETARERVLSISETQQIWQATYSMGVLWGPFLRLMLLTGQRRAEIAKLRWVQVDFEKRRLIKAGSETKNGKPHITHLSPPAMSEIQMMEPNGSEYIFTTNGKTPISGFSRMKRSFDRLLGNDFEHWRLHDIRTAMATALAESGEPETVVDRILNHSASGSAPSAVARVYNQAQQLPQRAQALDRWAELVTGECSKIVYVGDYSA
- the rplK gene encoding 50S ribosomal protein L11, with protein sequence MAKKLVGTMKLQVKAGQANPSPPVGPALGQRGINIMEFCKAFNAKTADLEPGAPCPTVISYYQDKSFTMDIKTPPASYYLKKAAKVKSGAKTPSRETIGTVTTKQLREIAEAKMADLSANDIDQAMKIILGSARSMGIEVK